One Osmerus mordax isolate fOsmMor3 chromosome 25, fOsmMor3.pri, whole genome shotgun sequence DNA window includes the following coding sequences:
- the nlrc3l1 gene encoding protein NLRC3, producing MDQSNSESSLGEGASACGRSTPDGEDELECYIPERRPSLDLGNPTPMDTSHWHDVERAHSPVPSYTSMESDGIQKSDKEDEEAESSTKVQLERTDSYSSSYSLDSDDCERRTKKDKKAQPKVASELPERPELIKDPDEKRHPALTVDFTFKAIRKTLEKMEEHQLWHFKDTLWRRYPESFSSPPRTMDMVDLVDRLLECYDLEVALQLTKALLKDRGLTKLVTYIEDLILKNEVRYELKQALKTKYNSAYEGLANQGEQKVFDSIFTELYITDGGNYGPNIEHEVRTIERLDTKRKPEKRITWKDILKQEVIEKDYIKSVVSNGVAGSGKSMAVQKFILEWAEGRSHEHVYFLFPLPFRELNKFKGAKLGLLEIVHTIFPETMRLKSLECDEGKVMFICDGLEEYYRNLDCHRIGSFHDSSDSRDSHVVVANLIKGNMVSNSILWVTSRPRCSTYLPAESVHQLMDIRGFTDEQKEHYFRSRFPDPTLADRVMAHLTSCKTIYIMCHLPTFCWVVCSQFQRTIREQGPQAELPKGITQMYTQLLLVLLRVRDTKVASKSEEAFDATDFLLRLGKMALAMLEKGKTTISKELWKESGLKKSDTVTSSGLCTEFMIEQFIMYQERVQTFIHPTFQEYMAALYAFVSFKNLGKNVLEPALRSKLTRMFKEPNLIELYRCAVERTLQCQDGTMDVFLRFLLGMALESNQELLQCFLTNKHRSSSVVRETSALLRKKIKENHHPDRNANLQLCLEELGTAAVSRSNSVSEQSRLTEH from the exons atgGACCAGTCGAATTCCGAAAGTTCATTGGGAGAGGGTGCATCTGCCTGTGGAAGAAGTACACCGGATGGTGAGGATGAGCTGGAATGTTATATTCCAGAGAGAAGACCATCCCTGGATCTAGGGAATCCGACACCTATGGACACTAGTCACTG gCATGACGTGGAAAGGGCCCACTCTCCAGTGCCTAGCTACACTTCAATGGAGAGTGATGGCATCCAAAAATCAGACAAGGAAGATGAAGAAGCTGAATCCTCCACAAA GGTTCAGCTGGAAAGAACTGACTCTTACTCCAGCTCCTACTCTCTGGACAGCGATGACTGTGAGAGGAGAACTAAGAA GGATAAAAAGGCTCAACCGAAAGTAGCGTCTGAACTTCCTGAAAGACCAGAACTGATCAAAGACCCAGATGAGAAAAGACACCCTGCACTCACAGTGGACTTCACCTTTAAG GCCATCAGAAAGACtttggagaagatggaggaacaTCAGCTGTGGCACTTTAAGGACACTCTGTGGAGGCGCTACCCAGAGTCCTTCAGTAGTCCTCCCCGGACCATGGACATGGTGGACCTGGTGGACAGACTGCTGGAGTGTTACGACCTGGAGGTGGCGCTGCAGCTCACAAAGGCTCTGCTCAAGGACAGGGGGCTCACCAAGCTGGTCACGTACATCGAAGACCTCATCTTGAAAA ATGAAGTACGTTATGAACTGAAACAAGCTCTGAAGACAAAGTATAACAGTGCATATGAGGGTCTGGCCAaccaaggagaacagaaagtCTTCGACAGCATTTTCACAGAGCTCTACATAACAGATGGTGGCAACTATGGGCCAAATATTGAGCACGAGGTGAGGACCATTGAGAGGCTCGACACCAAACGCAAGCCAGAAAAGCGGATCACATGGAAGGACATCTTGAAACAGGAGGTGATTGAAAAGGACTACATCAAGTCCGTGGTCAGCAACGGGGTGGCGGGGAGCGGGAAGTCGATGGCGGTCCAGAAGTTCATCCTGGAATGGGCCGAGGGGAGGTCACACGAACACGTGTATTTCCTGTTCCCTCTGCCCTTCAGAGAGCTCAACAAGTTCAAAGGCGCCAAGTTGGGACTCCTCGAAATAGTCCACACGATCTTCCCCGAGACCATGAGGCTGAAGAGCCTCGAATGCGACGAGGGCAAGGTGATGTTCATCTGTGACGGCCTGGAAGAGTACTACAGGAACCTAGACTGCCACCGCATCGGGAGCTTCCACGACAGCAGCGACAGCAGGGACTCCCACGTGGTGGTGGCCAACCTCATCAAGGGCAACATGGTCAGCAACAGCATCCTCTGGGTCACCTCTCGGCCCCGGTGCTCCACCTACCTGCCCGCCGAGAGCGTCCACCAACTGATGGACATTCGCGGCTTCACGGACGAACAGAAGGAACACTACTTCCGTAGCCGGTTCCCCGATCCGACGCTGGCGGACAGGGTGATGGCCCATCTGACCTCCTGCAAGACTATCTACATCATGTGTCATCTCCCCACCTTCTGCTGGGTGGTGTGCAGCCAGTTCCAGCGCACCATCAGGGAACAGGGGCCGCAGGCGGAGCTGCCCAAGGGCATCACCCAGATGTACACgcagctgctgctggtgctcCTGCGCGTCCGAGACACCAAGGTGGCGTCCAAAAGCGAAGAGGCTTTCGACGCGACCGACTTCCTCCTGAGACTGGGGAAGATGGCCTTGGCCATGCTGGAGAAGGGCAAGACCACCATCTCCAAGGAGCTTTGGAAAGAGAGCGGGCTCAAGAAGAGCGACACGGTCACAAGCAGCGGCCTGTGCACGGAGTTCATGATCGAGCAGTTCATCATGTACCAGGAGAGGGTCCAGACCTTCATCCACCCGACTTTTCAGGAGTACATGGCTGCCCTCTACGCCTTCGTCTCCTTCAAGAACCTGGGGAAGAACGTCCTTGAGCCGGCCCTGCGGAGCAAGTTGACGCGCATGTTCAAGGAGCCCAACCTGATCGAGCTGTACCGGTGTGCCGTGGAGCGGACTTTGCAGTGCCAGGACGGAACCATGGACGTGTTCCTGCGCTTCCTCCTGGGGATGGCCCTGgagtccaatcaggagctgctGCAGTGCTTCCTGACCAATAAACACAGGAGCTCCTCTGTCGTCAGGGAGACCAGCGCCCTACTCAGGAAGAAGATCAAAGAGAATCACCACCCTGACAGGAATGCCAACCTGCAACTCTGTCTGGAGGAGTTGGGCACGGCCGCGGTTAGCCGGTCGAACTCTGTGAGTGAGCAGAGTCGTTTGACAGAACACTGA
- the LOC136933496 gene encoding interleukin-18-binding protein-like: protein MQLTQTLTVFGSLCFQLCKASTDLSQEGPPKILGPKNNLIYARKGMPLRLNCMTNSKFNDFSVIYWLVNGTFLNQDVVNGRITETEESGECEVLQSSLKFTTLLPEDFRSNITCVAISPAGRDQKNFKLRQRPSQRTRSPRQRNYRKQKKNPVKYLKSELYQTKLF, encoded by the exons ATGCAGTTGACACAGACCCTTACAG TTTTTGGATCTCTCTGCTTCCAGCTGTGTAAAGcatctacag ATTTGTCTCAGGAAGGGCCTCCCAAAATCCTTGGAccaaaaaataatttaatctATGCCCGAAAAG GTATGCCGTTGCGTCTAAACTGTATGACAAATTCAAAGTTTAATGACTTCAGCGTGATCTACTGGCTGGTCAATGGCACCTTCCTTAATCAAGATGTCGTCAATGGCAGAATTACTGAGACAGAGGA GTCAGGGGAATGTGAGGTTCTTCAGAGCAGTCTGAAGTTCACCACACTGCTTCCAGAGGACTTCAGGTCCAACATCACCTGCGTAGCAATTAGTCCAGCTGGGAGGGACCAGAAGAATTTCAAACTA AGGCAAAGACCATCACAGAGGACAAGATCACCAAGGCAAAGAAATTatagaaaacagaagaaaaatccTGTCAAGTATCTGAAAAGTGAATTGTATCAAACAAAATTATTCTGA
- the rnf121 gene encoding RING finger protein 121, whose product MAGVFEVEVDGVEHDHGLGHHDEPNQIDLSQLSPEEKWRVEHARMHAKHKGHEAMHAEMVLILIVTLVVAQLVLVQWKQRHPKSYNLVTLFQMWVVPLYFTTKLHWWRFLVTWFVFSVVTAFVSFRATRKPLDCTTPRLVYKWFLLLYKISYATGIVGYTVVMFTLFGLNLIFRIKPEDAMDFGVSLLFYGLYYGVLGRDFAEMCADFMASTVGYYSASGMPTKHLSDSICAVCGQPILVDVSEEGIIENTYRLSCNHVFHEFCIRGWCIVGKKQTCPYCKEKVDLKRMFSNPWERPHVMYGQLLDWLRYLVAWQPVIIGLVQGINYILGLE is encoded by the exons ATGGCCGGAGTGTTTGAGGTGGAGGTTGATGGTGTAGAACACGATCATGGACTGGGACATCACGATGAACCAAATCAG ATTGACTTGTCCCAGCTTTCACCAGAGGAGAAGTGGAG GGTGGAGCATGCCAGGATGCATGCCAAACACAAGGGGCACGAGGCCATGCATGCAGAGATGGTGCTGATTCTGATTGTCACCCTGGTTGTCGCCCAGCTGGTCCTTGTCCAATGGAAACAGAGGCACCCCAAGTCCTACAAC CTGGTGACCCTGTTCCAGATGTGGGTGGTCCCTCTCTACTTCACCACCAAACTTCATTGGTGGAGGTTCCTGGTAACGTGGTTTGTCTTCTCCGTGGTCACAGCTTTCGTTTCCTTCCGGGCCACGCGCAAGCCGCTGGACTGCACCACTCCAAG GCTTGTCTACAAGTGGTTCCTCCTCCTGTACAAGATCAGCTATGCCACTGGGATAGTTGGCTACACCGTGGTCATGTTTACACTCTTTGGTCTCAACTTGATATTTAG aataaAGCCGGAAGATGCCATGGACTTCGGTGTTTCTTTACTGTTCTACGGTCTGTACTACGGGGTGCTGGGAAGAGACTTTGCAGAAATGTGTGCAGACTTCATGGCCTCCACAGTCGGA TACTACAGTGCGTCCGGCATGCCCACCAAACATCTCTCAGACAgcatctgtgctgtgtgtggccaGCCCATCCTTGTCGATGTTAGCGAAGAGGGAATTATCGAGAACACCTACAGACTATCTTGCAACCATGT ATTTCATGAGTTCTGCATACGAGGATGGTGCATCGTCGGAAAGAAGCAGACCTGTCCGTACTGCAAGGAGAAGGTGGACCTCAAGAGGATGTTCAGCAACCC CTGGGAGAGGCCACATGTCATGTATGGTCAACTTCTGGACTGGCTACGCTACCTTGTCGCATGGCAACCGGTCATCATTGGACTTGTGCAAGGCATCAACTACATTTTGGGCTTGGAGTGA
- the xndc1 gene encoding short transient receptor potential channel 2 — MAPVKIKHVVSFTSQDPKSTVGNLFGEDAGTRSWLCNPQDHSGVLKAELQLEHITCIRYIDVGNCGSAFIQIDVGRSSWSQDHPYTTLLPTTTLMSPAESRQGSVRTGVRMFKKGDFLSESAEDSWDRVRVTCSQPFNRRSQFGLSFLRIRNAQGENDCVPTQQKALEGHSPGVAQWLSSPAVQKTFFREKSRKDFPMASVGLSRTARMVLSAASRHPAPKSLSNALSSPPNTRTSPSAKADTSTPSTAEEDVLTSNIHPHTDIETTCPICGEMFTAEYLPLHASSCQETDAVHPGIASSLPLSPDPPSSPEDMFPCPLCSFRFPASRIQLHASTCEELSPFIWLD; from the exons ATGGCTCCGGTAAAAATAAAACACGTCGTTTCTTTCACTTCACAG GACCCCAAAAGTACAGTTGGCAACCTGTTTGGTGAGGATGCAGGCACCCGATCTTGGCTTTGTAACCCGCAAGACCACAGTGGGGTCCTTAAAGCAGAGTTGCAATTGGAGCATATCACTTGCATTAGATATATCGATGTGG GGAACTGTGGATCCGCGTTCATCCAGATTGATGTAGGGCGCTCGTCTTGGTCGCAGGACCACCCATACACCACCCTTTTACCAACCACAACCTTAATGAGCCCTGCGGAATCACGGCAGGGCAGCGTCAGGACGGGAGTGCGAATGTTCAAGAAAG gtgACTTCTTGTCAGAGAGTGCCGAGGACAGCTGGGACCGAGTGCGAGTCACCTGCTCTCAGCCCTTCAACCGACGTTCCCAGTTCGGCCTGTCCTTTCTCCGTATCCGAAATGCCCAGGGGGAAAACGACTGTGTTCCCACACAGCAG AAAGCACTGGAAGGACACTCACCAGGTGTGGCACAGTGGCTCTCCAGCCCGGCAGTCCAGAAAACCTTCTTTCGGGAAAAGAGTCG CAAGGACTTTCCGATGGCTTCTGTCGGTTTGAGTCGGACGGCACGCATGGTACTTTCAGCTGCCTCCCGCCACCCTGCACCGAAGTCTCTATCCAACGCACTCTCTAGTCCTCCAAACACACGTACCTCCCCCTCGGCCAAGGCTGACACATCTACACCTTCCACTGCAGAAGAAGATGTACTGACCAGTAATATACACCCGCACACAG ATATAGAGACCACTTGCCCTATATGTGGAG AGATGTTCACGGCGGAATACCTACCTCTCCATGCCTCTTCCTGTCAGGAGACAGACGCAGTGCACCCTGGGATTGCGagttctctccccctgtcccctgaccctcccTCTAGCCCGGAGGACATGTTTCCTtgccctctctgctccttccgATTCCCTGCCTCTCGCATCCAGCTGCATGCCAGCACCTGTGAAGAATTGAGCCCCTTCATTTGGCTGGACTGA
- the trpc2b gene encoding transient receptor potential cation channel subfamily C member 2b, with product MENLTPEQWREIVNKKMRFPPALIAAIHEGNIAMVSSLLKTGDGIIRQLDDSEDRLWREALNLSIRLGNEDAMDTLLQGIKFDFRQIHEALLVAVDTNQPRVVKRLLDRLDQEKGNKMDVRSFSLAIFDHSIDDSQFAPGVTPLTLACQKDMYEIVTMLTQKGHVIPWPHKISCTCLECRNGRQYDLLKFSLSRINTYRGIASRAYLSITSEDAMLNAFSLSKELRKLSKKEPEFKPQYLGLEELCQEFAVELLGMCRNQSEVTTILNSCGDESQDALDQQAFEEGIPNLSRLRHAVNFNQKQFVAHPICQQVLSSIWCGNLSGWRGSRTAWKLLVSVGIFITMPFLSLLYWLAPKSKVGKTLRIPVIKFLLHSASYMWFLITLLGESIMMEMSRETFASREQNMLHTSFHMVWVVGFFWYECKEVWIEGLRSYFLDWWNCLDMMVLSMYLASFALRVVVMLKGHLVCQAPDATEECVYFTQTMRDSWRQEDPQLIAEVLFAVTSMLSFTRLAYILPAQESLGTMQISIGKMIDDMMRFMFILMIIGTAFLCGINNIYVPYVISPHLGRFNETFHFLFWTMFGVANQEYVDMPDYVLAEFVGRVLYGIFTLIIVIVLLNMLIAMITNSFQKIEDDADVEWKFARSKLYLSYFREGLTMPVPFNIIPSPKAFFYLIRGIFRRICCCCTMNSAKEYPPIMSLSDGKSMGGEPPEENKIPYRQQVIRALVQRYIESARREFEETKRKDVGNRITELNKVVGRLHGEMKHIQKVLVDSGASVGVASENEGSSILGKYILGAKNNFRGFNDQPVEKHLALNVTMPGKKGLEEKGAGAGEQEVQNVDIEVERETDRGTKREGDVDVVGMEEGRASGGAAGWSVGDVSVESEESTQRDLDEERMTEKKKASENTDVFRGEVGEWQEEEEGESIEDTVAAKVVGTVQGGGTGSQPGRSIDDGNGKMSDGKELESTFKVVELKERRVGRISMEERWLNGQKVEDDTSGRAEVVENRRAGGKTLAEKKLTSPTASSSSHDTGFGSQEGEGSIDGKLEALAP from the exons ATGGAAAACCTCACG CCGGAGCAATGGCGCGAGATCGTCAACAAGAAAATGCGCTTTCCTCCGGCGCTCATCGCCGCCATCCATGAGGGGAACATAGCGATGGTGTCCAGTCTTCTGAAGACGGGCGACGGCATCATCCGCCAGCTGGATGACTCGGAGGACCGTCTGTGGAGAGAAGCCCTCAACCTCTCCATCCGCCTGGGGAACGAGGATGCCATGGACACCCTCCTCCAGGGCATCAAGTTCGACTTCCGCCAGATCCACGAGGCGCTGCTGGTCGCAGTGGACACCAATCAGCCGCGCGTGGTGAAGCGCCTGCTGGATCGACTGGACCAAGAGAAGGGCAACAAGATGGACGTGCGCTCCTTTTCCCTGGCCATTTTCGACCACTCCATCGACGACTCCCAGTTTGCCCCTGGGGTGACCCCTCTGACCCTGGCCTGCCAGAAGGATATGTACGAGATAGTCACCATGCTGACCCAGAAGGGCCACGTCATCCCGTGGCCCCACAAGATCTCCTGCACCTGCCTGGAGTGCCGCAACGGCCGCCAGTACGATCTCCTCAAGTTCTCCCTGTCTCGCATCAACACCTACCGCGGCATCGCCAGCCGCGCCTACCTGTCCATCACCTCCGAAGACGCCATGCTTAACGCTTTCAGCCTCAGCAAGGAGCTCCGCAAGCTCTCCAAGAAGGAGCCTGAGTTCAAG cctcagTATCTGGGCCTGGAGGAACTCTGCCAGGAGTTTGCGGTGGAGCTGCTGGGAATGTGCCGGAATCAAAGCGAGGTCACCACCATCCTGAACAGCTGCGGAGACGAGAGCCAGGACGCTCTGGACCAGCAGGCTTTCGAGGAAGGGATCCCCAACCTGTCGCGCCTCCGGCACGCTGTCAACTTCAACCAGAAACAG tttgtggCCCACCCGATTTGCCAACAGGTGTTGTCGTCAATCTGGTGTGGAAACCTGTCAGGGTGGAGAGGCAGCAGAACAGCCTGGAAGCTGCTGGTGTCTGTGGGGATCTTCATCACCatgcccttcctctccctcctctattgGCTCGCACCCAAGTCAAAG GTGGGCAAGACTCTAAGGATTCCGGTGATCAAGTTCCTGCTTCACTCGGCCTCCTACATGTGGTTCCTTATCACCTTGCTCGGGGAGTCTATCATGATGGAGATGTCTCGCGAAACCTTCGCCTCGCGCGAGCAGAATATGTTGCATACCTCCTTCCACATGGTATGGGTTGTCG GCTTTTTCTGGTATGAATGTAAAGAAGTGTGGATTGAAGGCCTACGTAGCTATTTCCTGGACTGGTGGAACTGCCTGGACATGATGGTGCTCAGCATGTACCTAGCCTCTTTCGCCCTGCGCGTCGTGGTCATGCTTAAGGGCCACCTAGTGTGCCAGGCACCAGATGCTACAGAGGAGTGTGTCTACTTTACCCAGACGA TGCGTGACAGCTGGCGCCAGGAAGACCCTCAGCTCATCGCTGAGGTGCTGTTTGCCGTGACCAGCATGCTTAGCTTCACCCGCCTGGCATACATTCTGCCGGCCCAAGAGTCCTTGGGAACCATGCAGATCTCCATAGGGAAGATGATCGATGATATGATGAG GTTCATGTTCATATTGATGATCATCGGAACAGCCTTTCTCTGCGGGATCAATAACATCTACGTCCCTTATGTAATTTCCCCTCATCTGGGAAG GTTTAACGAGaccttccacttcctgttctggaCCATGTTCGGGGTGGCCAACCAGGAATACGTGGACATGCCAGATTACGTGTTGGCGGAGTTCGTAGGCAGGGTCCTCTATGGCATCTTCACCCTCATCATTGTGATCGTCTTGCTCAACATGCTCATCGCCATGATCACCAACTCCTTCCAGAAGATCGAG GATGACGCGGACGTGGAGTGGAAGTTTGCCAGGTCCAAGCTGTACCTCAGTTACTTCCGGGAAGGCCTCACCATGCCAGTCCCCTTCAACATCATCCCTTCCCCTAAAGCATTCTTTTACCTCATACG GGGCATTTTCAGGCGAATTTGCTGCTGCTGTACCATGAACTCAGCAAAGGAATATCCCCCTATCATGTCTCTA TCCGATGGGAAGAGTATGGGTGGGGAACCTCCAGAGGAGAACAAGATCCCTTACCGGCAGCAGGTGATCAGGGCTTTGGTGCAACGCTACATCGAGTCAGCTCGTCGTGAGTTTGAGGAGACCAAGCGGAAAG ACGTGGGTAACAGGATCACAGAGCTTAACAAAGTGGTGGGCAGGCTGCACGGCGAGATGAAGCACATCCAGAAGGTCCTGGTGGACTCGGGAGCGTCGGTGGGGGTCGCCTCGGAGAACGAGGGCTCctccatcctgggaaaatacaTCTTGGGGGCCAAGAACAACTTCAGGGGCTTCAACGACCAACCGGTGGAGAAGCACCTAGCTCTGAACGTGACGATGCCCGGCAAGAAAGGGTTGGAGGAGAAGGGTGCGGGAGCGGGAGAACAGGAGGTGCAGAATGTAGACATAGAGGTTGAACGGGAAACGGATCGAGGAACCAAGCGGGAGGGGGACGTAGACGTCGTGggaatggaggaagggagagctaGCGGCGGGGCGGCAGGGTGGAGCGTCGGCGACGTGAGcgtggagagtgaggagagcacGCAGCGGGACttagatgaggagaggatgacagaAAAGAAAAAGGCCAGCGAGAATACGGACGTCTTTCGGGGTGAGGTTGGGGAGTggcaagaggaagaggaaggggaaagCATAGAGGACACAGTGGCTGCTAAGGTTGTAGGAACAGTTCAAGGGGGTGGCACGGGAAGCCAGCCAGGAAGAAGTATCGACGATGGGAATGGGAAGATGTCGGATGGTAAAGAGCTAGAGAGCACGTTCAAAGTGGTCGAACTGAAAGAAAGGCGAGTGGGACGAATCAgtatggaggagaggtggttgAACGGTCAGAAAGTGGAGGATGATACAAGCGGGAGGGCAGAGGTCGTGGAGAACAGGAGAGCCGGGGGGAAGACCTTGGCGGAGAAAAAACTTACGTCCCCTACTGCTAGTAGCAGCTCACACGATACTGGCTTTGGCtcacaggaaggggaggggtccATTGATGGAAAACTCGAGGCCTTAGCACCATAG